One Aegilops tauschii subsp. strangulata cultivar AL8/78 chromosome 7, Aet v6.0, whole genome shotgun sequence genomic window carries:
- the LOC109751883 gene encoding uncharacterized protein: MINSLKGRVMCVCDSFICAGISLWRVIQRDYGNIDRDNTKANLMPALDFFYYLVLCQGALSFLWCISAFRPVVARFKAPLLRVCEFPEIWGGTSVQGYLSDTRDKFLRNPETSTQDSRLVKYAVHLLDSESSQEDYLSGARMLDVFIKVHLMDVRPLILPSSQKVQKLMDTLRWSSSDREIKELAARILAHLACHIDLTQFPGAIRCISSLLSSTTQLPYWNNDQQGSCNQSPQGAGDSQEDRWNELILQGLTILERLASDQHNCRDICSSPDLIAKIMSPICSETLIQDINIMPAWQDVVNGAYRVVHRLIRAPEWTGGRRLAHEISSSERAVSNLERILHQGNTGSQQLQMRAMEILAELALDSSANLAMETKENLMSKQLQIFLNEGTGEDLKVMAGKTLLALLSKTTRAISVVCIMRKYNPIVDQVTEMLDAKNKAIYRTIAAEILENFFALHTMDKNHVKNTLLPKVLAEVLTSKKKPPSEAPERQASKGSGDIEENPLQDDEENQHLEHNVQINSSEQNETQAAMVELKEALLSLTSVIFDKLIISAEDFDEVAQKVAPGEGEFVAKLKTIVEENCDATANSLRIVKLCGQIAVTMMRRSQYNTHFKDQKFVETLSKASRITCNLETCMLFAGTDCGAKKTARPLLSDLVKEAEALVA; encoded by the exons ATGATCAATTCCCTTAAAGGGCGGGTGATGTGCGTGTGTGACTCTTTCATCTGTGCCGGGATCTCCCTGTGGCGCGTAATACAACGTGATTATGGCAACATTGACAGGGACAACACCAAAGCAAACCTGATGCCAGCATTGGACTTTTTCTATTATCTAGTTCTCTGTCAAGGTGCACTCTCCTTTTTATGGTGTATATCTGCCTTTAGACCGGTGGTTGCACGCTTTAAAGCTCCACTCCTACGAGTATGCGAGTTCCCAGAGATATGGGGTGGCACATCAGTTCAAGGGTACCTGTCTGACACCCGTGATAAATTCTTGCGGAACCCTGAAACATCCACTCAGGATAGTAGATTGGTCAAGTACGCAGTCCATTTGCTGGACTCTGAATCATCGCAAGAAGACTACCTCTCAGGAGCAAGGATGCTGGATGTGTTCATCAAGGTGCACCTAATGGATGTAAGGCCACTTATACTCCCCTCGAGCCAAAAGGTTCAAAAGCTGATGGATACACTTAGGTGGAGTAGCAGTGACAGAGAGATTAAGGAGCTCGCTGCTAGGATATTGGCACATCTTGCCTGTCACATCGATCTAACACAGTTCCCTGGGGCAATACGGTGCATATCCTCCCTACTCAGTTCCACCACCCAGCTGCCATATTGGAATAACGACCAACAAGGATCTTGTAATCAGTCACCTCAAGGTGCAGGGGACAGCCAAGAAGATCGCTGGAATGAGTTGATTCTGCAAGGCCTAACAATTCTGGAGAGGCTGGCGTCTGACCAACACAACTGCAGGGACATATGCAGCAGCCCTGATCTAATCGCCAAGATCATGTCACCTATCTGCTCTGAAACACTAATCCAAGATATCAACATAATGCCGGCATGGCAAGATGTAGTAAATGGAGCCTACAGAGTGGTGCACCGACTCATCCGTGCTCCCGAGTGGACTGGTGGCAGAAGGCTGGCCCATGAAATCTCCTCTAGTGAGCGGGCTGTGAGCAACCTGGAGAGGATTCTTCATCAGGGCAACACAGGTAGCCAACAACTGCAGATGCGAGCTATGGAGATACTGGCAGAATTGGCTTTGGATTCGTCCGCTAACCTCGCCATGGAAACAAAGGAAAATCTGATGAGCAAGCAGCTGCAAATCTTCCTTAATGAAGGGACAGGAGAAGACCTTAAGGTTATGGCTGGGAAAACACTACTGGCATTACTATCCAAGACTACAAGAGCTATATCCGTGGTGTGTATAATGCGCAAATACAATCCCATTGTTGATCAAGTCACTGAAATGCTTGATGCTAAGAACAAGGCCATATACAGAACAATAGCAGCTGAGATCTTGGAGAATTTTTTTGCTCTACATACGATGGACAAGAATCATGTGAAGAATACCTTGCTGCCAAAG GTGCTGGCAGAAGTTTTAACCAGTAAAAAGAAGCCGCCATCAGAAGCACCGGAAAGGCAGGCATCCAAAGGATCAGGAGATATTGAAGAAAATCCACTTCAAGACGACGAAGAAAATCAACACCTGGAACATAATGTCCAGATCAATTCATCCGAGCAAAATGAGACGCAGGCAGCCATGGTGGAATTGAAGGAAGCATTGTTATCCCTTACTTCGGTGATATTTGACAAGCTGATAATCAGTGCAGAGGATTTTGACGAAGTGGCTCAAAAGGTTGCCCCAGGAGAAGGTGAATTTGTGGCGAAGCTCAAGACTATAGTAGAAGAGAACTGCGACGCCACGGCTAATAGCCTAAGAATCGTCAAGCTTTGCGGTCAGATTGCGGTTACAATGATGCGGCGCAGCCAGTACAACACACACTTCAAGGATCAGAAATTCGTGGAGACATTGTCTAAGGCTTCAAGAATCACGTGTAACCTTGAAACCTGCATGCTCTTCGCTGGGACAGATTGTGGCGCCAAGAAGACTGCCAGGCCCCTCCTCTCAGATCTTGTGAAAGAGGCAGAAGCGTTGGTTGCTTAA